The sequence GCCGTCGAGGTCGACCGCGCGCGTGCGGTCCCACGCGGCGATGTCGTAGTCGCCGATGTCGGCCGCGGGCGCGCTGATGCCGGCGTTGTTCACGGCGAGGTGCAGGGCGCCGTAGGTGGCGACCGCGTGCGCGACGGCGGCCTCGGAGTCCTCCGCCCTCGAGGTGTCCTGGCGGAACGCGACGGCGGCGCCGCCCGCGGCCTCGATCTCGGCGACGACGCGCTCGGCCGCCTCCAGCTGGATGTCGGTGACGACGACCGACGCGCCCTCCGCGGCGAGCGCGCGGGAGATCGCGGCGCCGATGCCGCTGCCTCCGCCTGTCACGAGCGCGGTCTTCGTGTCGAACCTGGCCATGGGGATCCTCCTCGGGTCGCTGCGACGCGGATCCACGCCGCAGCTCGACGGTACGCCCGCACGATCCGGCCATCCCGGGTTAACCCGGCGTCCACCCGGGCGTCGGGGGCGCGCTCGGGGGCGCGAATACCTTTCGGGTGTGATGCGTCCGCCGGTACCCGGAGCAGACGCCCGAGATCGATGGAGACCCCACATGACCCTCACCCGTGAGACCCACCACCGGCTGCTGCCGGTCCTGTCGCGCGACCCCCACGCCCGCGGCAAGCGCAGCACCGTCACGTGCCACCTCAAGTGCGACGACGCGTGCACGAAGCCCGTCCCCAACATCACCGACAACTCCTACTTCCGCGACATCGCGGGCCGTGCCCTCTCGCGCCGCACGCTGCTCGGCGGCGCGGGCGCCGGTGCCCTCGCGATCCTCGTGGCGCAGAACGCCGCCGCCCCCGGCGCCGAGGCCGCCGCCGCGCAGGCCGCGTCGAACCTGCCGTTCACCGCGATCACGCCCGTCGACGCGTCCGTCGACCAGTTCACCGTGCCGACCGGCTACCGCTGGCAGCCGATCATCCGCTGGGGCGACCCGCTCTTCAGCTACGCGGACGACTTCGACGCCGACAACCAGACCGCGAAGCTCGCCGCGCGCCAGTTCGGCTACAACAACGACTACCTCGACATCATCCCGATCAACTCGCGGAACAAGGAGGCGCTCCTCGTCGCCAACCACGAGTACACGAACGAGAACATCATGTTCCCGCCCGCCGCGGACGCCGCCGAGCTCGACGAGCAGCGCCGCATCGGCAAGGCCTCCCACGGCATGTCGGTCGTCGCTCTCCGCCGCAAGACGGTCGGCCAGCCGTGGACGTACACGGTCGGCCACCACCGCAACCGCCGCATCACCGCGGACACGCCCTTCACCGTGTCGGGCCCCGCCGCCGGATCCGCGTCGCTGCGCACCAAGGACGACCCGAAGGGCACCCGGATCCTCGGCACCCTCGGCAACTGCGCCGGCGGCACCACCCCCTGGGGCACCGTGCTCTCCGGCGAGGAGAACTTCAACGGCTACTTCCGCTCCGCGGGCACCGCAGCCGCCGACAAGCGCTACGGCCTCGCCGACAAGGCGACGACCCGCGGCTGGGAGGCCATCGACCCCCGCTTCGACGCGCGCACCCCCGGCTACGAGAACGAGCCGAACCGCTTCGGCTGGATCGTCGAGGTCGACCCGTTCGAGCCCGGCGAGGCGCCCGTCAAGCACACCGCGCTCGGCCGCTTCAAGCACGAGGGCGCGAACGTGATCCTCGGCAAGAGCGGCCACGTCGCCGCGTACATGGGCGACGACGAGCGCTTCGACTACCTCTACAAGTTCGTCTCGCACGACACGATGGTCGTGGGCACCTCGCGCCAGGACCGCCGCAAGAACAAGCAGCTGCTCACGCGCGGCGCGCTCTACGTGGCGCGCTTCACGGGCGACTCGCCCGTCGCGGAGATCACGGGCACCGGCCAGCTCCCCTCCGACGGCCAGTTCGACGGCATCGGCGAGTGGATCCCGCTGGTGGTCGACGGCGTCTGCCAGGTGCCCGGCTTCACGACCGAGGAGGCGCTCGTGCACACGCGCCTCGTCGCCGACGCCGCGGGCGCCACGAAGATGGACCGCTGCGAGGACGTGCAGCCGAGCCCCGTCACGGGCAAGGTCTACGTCGCCTGCACCAACAACACCGACCGCGGCAAGGCCGGCAAGGAGGGCGCCACGGAGATGAACCCGCGGACGACCAACCGCGACGGCCACATCGTGGAGATCACCGAGGACGGCGGCGACGCCCGCTCCACGACCTTCACGTGGAACCTGCTCCTCGTCGCGGGCGACCCGGCGAAGAACGGCTCGACCTACTTCGCGGGCTTCCCGAAGGAGAAGGTCTCGCCCATCAGCTGCCCGGACAACGTCGCGTTCGACTCCGAGGGCAACCTCTGGATCTCCACCGACGGCGCCCCGAGCACCATCGGCCTCAACGACGGCCTGTTCAAGGTCCCCGTCGAGGGCGCCGAGCGCGGCCACGTGCAGCAGTTCCTCTCGGTGCCCACCGAGGCGGAGACCTGCGGCCCGGTCGTGCACGACACCGAGGGCATGGTGTTCGTCGCGGTGCAGCACCCGGGCGAGGACGGCACCTTCGCCGAGCAGCACTCGTTCTTCCCGGACTACGTGCCCGCCGGCGTCACCCCGCCGAAGGGCGCCTGGCGCGGACCGCGTCCGTCGGTCATCCAGGTGTTCCGCGGCTGATCCGCGGAGAGCCGCTCGCGGGGTGACCCGCTGAGCTGATCGGGGGGGCCGATCGGAGGGCCGGGGCGTGCGTGCGCCCCGGCCCTCGTGCGTGCGGGGGATCGGGATGAGGTACCTTCCCCCGGTGCCCGAGGCAGATGACGCAACCGCCGCGAGGGCCCACTCGTGAGCACGCTCTTCGTGGACGAGTCGAAGGCCAAGGGATACACGATGGTCGCGGTCGCCGTGGCGGCGCACGACGCCCCCGCCCTGCGGCAGCAGGTGCGTGCGCTCGTCCTGCCCGGGCAACGACGCATCCACTTCACCAATGAGAGCGACTCTCGCCGAAGGGCCGTGCTGGCGAGGCTTCGCGACCTCGGCATACGAGCCGACGTCGTCCATTCCGATGACCGCAGCGAGCTGGCGGCCCGGCTGTCGTGCCTCGCCGCCGTCGTGGACCTGGCTGCATACCGGCGGGACGCGCGCATCGTGTTGGAGCGCGATGACTCCATCGAGCAGATCGACCGGCGCTTCCTCTTCGACCAGGTCCACCGGCGAGGCCTCCGAGGAGCCCTGTCGTACACCCACGAGACGGCTCACCAGGAGCCGCTCCTCTGGGCGGCCGATGCGCTGGCGTGGAGTTGGACGAAGGGCGGGGACTGGCGGCGACGGATAGCGCCGATGCTGGAGGCGGCAGACGATCCGACGCGTTAAAGCGCGAAGCCCGGCTCACCGACCGTCCGGAAGGCTGCCGAGCTCACTTCGAGCCGCTATTGCGACGCGCACGGGCAAAGTAGCAGATCCGCGGGTCCTCGTCACTGCTCTTCTGACGACCGGGGGCGGGCGCCCCGGCCCTCGTGCATGCGCCTGCGACGGGGGCAGGCGGGGCTAGCGTCGAGGCATGAGCGAGCGGCCCGCGGATCCCGACGACGCGGGCGACCGCCCCGGCGACGCCTCCACCGACGACGAGCGCTGGCTGGTCTTGGGCGGGCGGCGCTGGCCGCGCACGGATCCGTCGCTCCCGGCAGACGTGGTGGACGCGCTGAAGTCGCACCTCGGGCGCGGCCGGTCGGGTGTCGGCGCCGCGAAGCGGCGGGGCGATGACGACGCGGTGGCCGCGGCCCGGCAGCGCGTGGGCCTCGCGAAGCACGGCCTCGGCGAGCGCGGCCCGCGCTGGTGGGACGAGCCGGAGGACGCGCGGCTCGAGCGGGCGCACGCGGCGCTGCGGGAGCTCGACGCGCTCGACCACCCCGCGACCTGACGCGCGCTGCCCACCCGCCCGCGGGCCAGGCTGGACGCATGCAGCTCTACTCCGCGCTCCCCCTCGTCCGCGCCCGGCAGATCGCGGCCGACACCGCGGCGCTCGCCGGCATCGTCGTGTCGGTGCTGGTGGGGATCGCGATGGCCGCGCTCATCCGTCCGCTCGGCGACCTCGGCCGCAGCATGGAGCGGTCGGGCACGCAGCTCAGCGGATCCATGACCGACGCCGCCGACGCCCTCGGCCGCCTGCCGCTCGTGGGCGATGCCGCGCGCGGGCCGTTCGAGGACGCGAGCGGGATCGGATCCGGCCTCGTGCAGGCCGGCCGCGACCAGCAGGCGCTCGTCGGCACGATCGCGCTCGTGCTCGGGCTGCTCGTGGCGCTCGTGCCGATCGCGTTCATCGTGCGGCACTGGCTGCTGCGCCGCGTCTCGTTCGTGCGCCGCGCGGCCGCTGCGCGCTCGCTCGCGTCGACGCCCGGCGGCACCGAGCTGCTCGCGCTGCGGGCCCTCTCCTCGCGGAAGCCCGCGGCGCTGCTCACGGCGCACCCGGATCCGGTCGCGGCCTGGCGCGCGGGCGACCCGCGCGTCGTGCGCCAGCTCGCCGACCTCGCGCTGCGCGACGCGGGGGTGTCGGCGGGGCGCTGATCGCGAGCGCCCGGCCGAGGTGACGGACGCGGCGCGGAGGGAGCATCCTCGGAGGCATGTCGCCTCTCCTCCTGGCCGGTCTCGCCGGTCTGCTCTCCGGGCTGTCGCTCGTCGTCGGATCCCTCGTCGCCTGGTTCGTGAAGGTGCCGCGCGAGGTCGTGGCGCTCGTGATGGCGTTCGGCGCCGGGGTGCTCATCTCGGCGCTGTCGTTCGACCTGGTCGACGAGGCGTCGGCGAGCGGCGGCGTGATCCCCACGCTCGGCGGCTTCGTCGCGGGCGCGGTCGTGTACGTGGTGCTCGACCAGATCCTCGAGCACGGCGGGTTCCGGAGGAAGCACCACGGGAAGTCGGGCGGCGGGGGCGGCACCGGCGTGGGCATCGCGCTCGGCGCCCTCCTCGACGGCGTGCCCGAGACGGCCGTGCAGGGCCTCAGCCTCACCGGCGGCGGGGCGCTCAGCATCGGCGTGCTGGTGGCGGTGGTCATCTCGAACTTCCCCGAGGGCATGTCGAGCACGGCCGATCTCAAGCAGTCCGGGCGGAGCGCGCGCTACGTCTTCGGGCTCTGGACCTCCATCGCCGTGATCTGCGCGCTCTCGTCCCTCGGCGGGTACGCGCTGCTCGGCGGCCTGCCCGAGAGCGGCCAGTCGGTCGTGATGGCCTTCGCGGCCGGCGCGATCCTCGCGATGATCTGCGACACGATGATCCCCGAGGCGTTCCGCAAGGCGCAGGCGCTCACCGGGCTCGTGACCGTGCTCGGATTCGTGGCGAGCTACGCGGTGCACCAGGCGGGGTGATCGGCCCGCTTCGGATCAGGCGTCGGCGGGCTTGTCGCGCGGCGACACGTTGAAGCGGTGCAGCAGGCCCGCGAGCTGCTCGACCTCGGCGGTGTCCCACGCGTGGAGGCGGTTCTGCAGGCGCTCGCGCGTGCCCGCCCGCACCTGCTCGAGGCGCTCCTCGGCGAGCGGCGTGAGGGTGAGGATGGTGGAGCGGCGGTCCTCGGGATCCGGCTCGTCCTGCACGTAGCCGGCCTCGCGCAGCACGCGGAGGTGCCGGCTCACCGAGCTCTTGTCCATGAGGAGGCCGGCCGCGACGGCGCCGGCGGAGGCGGGCCCGTCGGTGCGGATCCAGCGCGCGACCGCGAAGGCGCCGGGCTGGAGACCCGGGTGGAAGACGGCTGCCTCCTCGATGCGCAGCGAGCGGATCGACATGAGGAGGGCGGCGAGCTCGGACGCGACGGAGGACACCGCTGCCGAGCGGTCGTCGGCGGGCGCGGGCACGTCGGCGGTTCCGGACATCACGGGGAGACCCTAACCGACCCCGATCCGCGCACCCGTCACGCGGAGGCGCCACGGGCGGGGAGTGGGGGCGTCGCGACGGGGGCGCCGGGCGGGCGACGACCCGCGGGATCCGGGCGCGGCGGCACCCCCTGGTAGCCTCGTCCGCGCAGGCGGGGACGATGAAGGCGAGCCACATGACCGACGACACGCACGACACCGGCCACCGAGAGGGTGGGGCGTCGGAGCCTCCCCTCCTCAGCCGCCGCGAGCTGCGCCGCCGCCAGCAGGAGATGGAGAGGGACCGCTCGACCGACGCGTCGGGCGACGCGCACCGGTGGGTGGATCCCTTCCCCGCCGTCCCCCGCACCTCCGAGGGCGGCCTGTTCGGCCCCGACCGCGTGCGCCCGGGCAGCGCGGCACCCGCGCCGACCGCGCCCGAGGGCGAGCCGGCGGAAGCGGAGCCCGCCGAGGGCGACCCCGAGGTCGAGGTCGTCGGCACGCGCGCCTTCGACGAGCTCTTCGACGACGCCGAGGACGACGACGTCGATCCCGAGGACCGCGTCCCGGACGCCGCGACGCCCGCCGCCGCGCAGCCCGCCGCCGACGCGGACGACGACGCCCGGCCCTCGTCCGCCGCAGCGACCCCGTTCGACGCGGTCGTCTCCGCCGAGGCCGGATCCGCGTGGAGCGTGCCCACCCCGCACGTCGTCAACGCCCACCCCTTCCGCATGCCGCTGCGCCCGAGCACGGAGCCGACGGACGCCGACGCGCGGCCCGTCGACGACGCGCAGCCGGCCGCCGACGCGTCCGCGCTCCCCTCCCCCGCCTTCCCCGAGCCTGCCGCCACCGCCCCGCAGCCGACGCCGGTCGCCTCGCTGCCCGCGGCGCCCGACGAGGTCGAGGAGCCCGCCGACGCGCGCCGCCCCGGCACCGACCTCACGGCGTTCCCCGACGCGGATCCGCAGCGCTACGTCATGCGCACCCCGCGCGCCGACCAGACCTCCAGCACCCTCAGCCTCTTCCCCGAGCAGACCGGCCAGCGCCCGCCGCGCGGCCCCGTCGTCGCGCGCACCGGGTTCCGCGGCTTCGTGAACACGGTCACGGGCGGCGTCTTCAAGATCGGCCCCGGCGCCGAGGAGGCCGCTGCGAACGCCGAGGTCGCCCGCCGCGAGGGCGACGAGCGCGTGATCCGCCAGGCCACCTGGTCGCGCGCGGTCAGCGTGCTGGTCGCGAACCGCAAGGGCGGCGTCGGCAAGACGCCCACCTCCCTCATCCTGGGCGGCGTTCTCGGCTCCATCCGCGGCGGATCCGTCGCCGTGGTCGAGGTCACCGACGACCCCGGAGCGCTCGGCTACCGCGCCGAGGGCCAGCCGACCCGCGGTCTGGGCGAGCTCGTGCGCGATCGCGACGAGATCCACAGCGCCGGCCAGCTCGCCGGCTACACGGCGCCGCAGACGAGCTTCGCCTCCGTCGTCGCGTCGGTCGGGCCGCGCCGCGAGCTCACGGGCGACGACGTCATCGGCGTCTCCCGCCTCATCGACGAGTACTACGCGGTGCGCGTGATGGACTCCGGCAACCAGCCGTCGTCGTCCGCCTTCCGCGGTGCCATCGAGGTCACCGACGTGCTCGTCGTCCCCGTGCTCAACGCGGGCGACGCGGTGCTCGAGGCGGTCGCGCTGCTCGACTTCCTGCGCGAGCTCGGCGGGCACGCGGCGATGCTGGCGGACAACGCCGTCATCATCCGCCTGCACGACGGGCGCCCGGAGGACCCGGCGGTCGTCGCGCGCATCGACCGGATCCTCGACGACGCCCGCCCGGCGCAGATCTTCACGGTGCCGTACGACGCGCACATCGCGGAGCGCGGGCCGATCTCGCTCGCCTCGCTCGACCCCGAGGTCGCGCGCGCCTTCACGGCCGCGACCGCGGGCGTCGTGCAGCGCCTGGCGCACGCGGTCCGCTGACGGGCGCGCCCGAGCCCGGTGCGGCGGGCGGATCCACCGGGCGACGCCCGCGGATCCGCCGCCCGCTCGACCGCGAGATCCTCGCGCTGGCCGTGCCCGCGCTCGGGGCGCTCGTGGCCGAGCCGCTGTTCCTCCTCACCGACACGGCGCTCGTCGGCCACCTCGGCAGCGCGCCGCTCGCGGGCCTCGGCATCGCGAGCGTGATCCTGCAGACGATCGTCGGCCTCCTGGTCTTCCTCGCGTACGCGACCACGCCCACCGTCGCGCGGCGCCTCGGCGCGGGTGACCGGCCGGGCGCGATCCGCGCGGGCATCGACGGCCTGTGGCTCGCGCTGGCGCTCGGCGCGGTGGTGCTGGTCGTCGGGCTCGTGGTCGCGGATCCGCTCGTGCGCGCCCTCGCGGACACCGGCGGCGCCGACGCGGACCCGGCCGCGACCGCCGCCGTGGTCGACGCCGCGCGCACCTACCTCGGCATCTCGCTCGCCGGGGTGCCCGCGATGCTCCTCGTCATCGCCGCGACCGGCCTCCTCCGCGGCCTCCAGGACACACGCACCCCGCTCGTCGTCGCCGTCTCCGGCTTCGCGGCGAACGCGGCGCTCAACGCGTTCCTCATCTACGGGCTCGGGTTCGGCATCGCCGGATCCGCGTGGGGCACCGTCCTCGCGCAGTGGGGCATGGCGGCGGTCTTCGTCCTGATCGCCGTGCGCGCCGCCCGCGAGACGGGCACCACCCTGCGGCCCGGCCTCCGCGGGGTCGCGCGCTCGGCGGCGTCGGGCGGCTGGCTGCTCGTGCGCACGGCGTCGCTCCGCGCGGCGATCCTCGCGACGGTCGCCGTGGGCGCGGGCCTCGGGGTGACCGGGCTCGCGACCCTGCAGATCGCGCTCACGCTCTTCTCGACCGTGGCGTTCGTGCTCGACGCGCTCGCGATCGCCGGCCAGGCGCTCGTCGGCCACGGCCTCGGCGCCGACGACGTGCCGCGCGTCCGCGCCGTCGCCCGGCGCCTCGTGCAGTGGGGCGTGGGGCTCGGCGCGATCCTCGGCCTCGTGCTCGCGGCCCTCTCGCCGCTGCTCGGGCCGGTCTTCACGGGCGATGCGGGGATCCACCGCATGCTCGCCGCCGTGACCCTCGTGCTCGCGGTGGGCCTGCCGGTCGCCGGGTACGTGTTCGTCCTCGACGGCGTGCTCATCGGCGCCGGCGACGCCCGCTACCTCGCGCTCGCGGGCCTCGTGAACCTCGCGATCTACGCGCCCGCGCTGATCCTCGTGGCCTGGCTCACCGAGACCGGCCGCGTCGCCGGCACGCCCGCCCTCCTCGCGCTGTGGGCGGCCTTCGGCCTCGTCTACATCGGCGCGCGGGCGCTCACGCTGGGCCTGCGGGCGCGCGGCGACCGGTGGATCGTGACGGGGGTCGCGCGGGCCTGACGTCCGCGGCCGATGCGCCCGGTGCCTCAGCGCCCGAGGCGGCGGCGCAGCCGGGCCCGACGGAGGGCCCACGCATCGGGGGCGTCGGCCACGCGGACCCATCCGGCGTCCACCTCGCCGTCGACGTCGACGACGACGTACCGCCCTTCGCCCGGGTCGAAGTAGACGCTCTTGCCGAAGCGGCGGAGGTTCTCCGCGGCGTGGGCGGCGAGCCGGTGCGCCCTGCGCTGGGCCTCGGCGCTGTAGGGCGTCATGCGGGCCACCATCTCCTCCGGTTCCTCCTGCCCACGACTCCTGCCGGCGCGGCGGGCTCCCGCACATGATCGACGATGACGTTGCTCATCGCCAGTGCCATCTCGTGATCGGCGGCCGACGCCCAGGGCACGGCGATGAGGGCGTCCAGCACGGAGGCGCCCACCTCCGACGCCCCCGGTTCTCGACTGATGCACTTCTCGCAGGCCCAGGTGAAGCGCTGCCACCACTGCTCGCGCTGCGTCCACCGACCGGAGCGGTGGGCGGCCACCGCGGACAGCACGGCCGAGAGGAGGGCCGCCCCGCCGGCGATGACCGCGGCCCAGAGCGTGGCCGCGCTCTGGACCGCAGCCGTCACCGCCTCGGCATGGATCACGGGCACCTCGTCTCCTCGCGGGCGGGCGGACCTCCGCCCGCGTCGGCGGCGCAGCTGCCACGCGACAGCGCACCCTGACACGCGGGAGCGGCATCCTCACCCGCGAGGTCGAGGAGGAGCGGTGCCGGGATCGGGACGACCTGGGGAGGGAGAGCGGCCGCGGCGCGCCTCAGTACATCGCGAGCGGCCCCGCGCCCGTCGGCGCCGGGAAGGCCCGGTCGAGCTCGGCGATCGTCTCGTCCGGGATCACGAGGTCGAGCGCGGCGCGGTTGTCGGCGACGTGGGCGGGCGTCGCGGCCTTGGCGGTCGCGAAGACGTGCGGCGCCTGGCGGACGACCCAGGCGAGCGCGAGCTGGCCGGCGCTGACGCCGAGCGGCTCCGCGAGGGCGGCGAGCGTCGGATCCGACGCGAGCCGGCCCTGGTCGAGCGGCGAGTAGGCCATGACGGGCATGCGGCGGCGGCCGGCCCACGGGATCACGTCGACCTCGGGCCCGCGCTGGGCGAGGTTGTAGAGCACCTGGTCGGTCTGCGCGGCGTCGCCGCCGGGGATCGCGGCGAGCTCGTCGAGGTCGTCGGCGTCGAGGTTGCTGACGCCCCACGCGCGGACGAGGCCCTCCTCGACGAGCTCCTGCATCGCGGCGACCGTGTCGGCGAGCGGGTGGGATCCGCGCCAGTGCAGCAGGTAGAGGTCCAGCCGGTCGGTGCCGAGGCGCTGGAGGCTGCGCCGCGCGGCCTCGCCGGTGCCGCGGCGGGACGCGTTCGACGGGAGCACCTTGCTGATGAGGAACACCTCGTCGCGGCGGCCGGCGATCGCCTCGCCGACGAGCTCCTCGGATCGCCCGCTGCCGTACATCTCGGCGGTGTCGATCGCGGTGAGGCCCGCGTCGATCCCGGCGCGCAGGGCGTCGAGCTCGGTCGCGCGGGCGCCGCGGTCGTCGCCCATGTTCCAGGTGCCCTGCGCGAGGGCGACCGTGCTGCGGCCGTCGGGGAAGGTGGTCGTGGGGATCTCGGTGTCAGCCATCGCGTCCATCCTGCGCTGATCGGGCCGGGGTGTCAGCGCGGCGTCGCCTCGACGCCCGGGAAC is a genomic window of Clavibacter capsici containing:
- a CDS encoding MarR family winged helix-turn-helix transcriptional regulator encodes the protein MSGTADVPAPADDRSAAVSSVASELAALLMSIRSLRIEEAAVFHPGLQPGAFAVARWIRTDGPASAGAVAAGLLMDKSSVSRHLRVLREAGYVQDEPDPEDRRSTILTLTPLAEERLEQVRAGTRERLQNRLHAWDTAEVEQLAGLLHRFNVSPRDKPADA
- a CDS encoding MATE family efflux transporter; this translates as MAVPALGALVAEPLFLLTDTALVGHLGSAPLAGLGIASVILQTIVGLLVFLAYATTPTVARRLGAGDRPGAIRAGIDGLWLALALGAVVLVVGLVVADPLVRALADTGGADADPAATAAVVDAARTYLGISLAGVPAMLLVIAATGLLRGLQDTRTPLVVAVSGFAANAALNAFLIYGLGFGIAGSAWGTVLAQWGMAAVFVLIAVRAARETGTTLRPGLRGVARSAASGGWLLVRTASLRAAILATVAVGAGLGVTGLATLQIALTLFSTVAFVLDALAIAGQALVGHGLGADDVPRVRAVARRLVQWGVGLGAILGLVLAALSPLLGPVFTGDAGIHRMLAAVTLVLAVGLPVAGYVFVLDGVLIGAGDARYLALAGLVNLAIYAPALILVAWLTETGRVAGTPALLALWAAFGLVYIGARALTLGLRARGDRWIVTGVARA
- a CDS encoding PhoX family protein, coding for MTLTRETHHRLLPVLSRDPHARGKRSTVTCHLKCDDACTKPVPNITDNSYFRDIAGRALSRRTLLGGAGAGALAILVAQNAAAPGAEAAAAQAASNLPFTAITPVDASVDQFTVPTGYRWQPIIRWGDPLFSYADDFDADNQTAKLAARQFGYNNDYLDIIPINSRNKEALLVANHEYTNENIMFPPAADAAELDEQRRIGKASHGMSVVALRRKTVGQPWTYTVGHHRNRRITADTPFTVSGPAAGSASLRTKDDPKGTRILGTLGNCAGGTTPWGTVLSGEENFNGYFRSAGTAAADKRYGLADKATTRGWEAIDPRFDARTPGYENEPNRFGWIVEVDPFEPGEAPVKHTALGRFKHEGANVILGKSGHVAAYMGDDERFDYLYKFVSHDTMVVGTSRQDRRKNKQLLTRGALYVARFTGDSPVAEITGTGQLPSDGQFDGIGEWIPLVVDGVCQVPGFTTEEALVHTRLVADAAGATKMDRCEDVQPSPVTGKVYVACTNNTDRGKAGKEGATEMNPRTTNRDGHIVEITEDGGDARSTTFTWNLLLVAGDPAKNGSTYFAGFPKEKVSPISCPDNVAFDSEGNLWISTDGAPSTIGLNDGLFKVPVEGAERGHVQQFLSVPTEAETCGPVVHDTEGMVFVAVQHPGEDGTFAEQHSFFPDYVPAGVTPPKGAWRGPRPSVIQVFRG
- a CDS encoding MinD/ParA family ATP-binding protein, with amino-acid sequence MTDDTHDTGHREGGASEPPLLSRRELRRRQQEMERDRSTDASGDAHRWVDPFPAVPRTSEGGLFGPDRVRPGSAAPAPTAPEGEPAEAEPAEGDPEVEVVGTRAFDELFDDAEDDDVDPEDRVPDAATPAAAQPAADADDDARPSSAAATPFDAVVSAEAGSAWSVPTPHVVNAHPFRMPLRPSTEPTDADARPVDDAQPAADASALPSPAFPEPAATAPQPTPVASLPAAPDEVEEPADARRPGTDLTAFPDADPQRYVMRTPRADQTSSTLSLFPEQTGQRPPRGPVVARTGFRGFVNTVTGGVFKIGPGAEEAAANAEVARREGDERVIRQATWSRAVSVLVANRKGGVGKTPTSLILGGVLGSIRGGSVAVVEVTDDPGALGYRAEGQPTRGLGELVRDRDEIHSAGQLAGYTAPQTSFASVVASVGPRRELTGDDVIGVSRLIDEYYAVRVMDSGNQPSSSAFRGAIEVTDVLVVPVLNAGDAVLEAVALLDFLRELGGHAAMLADNAVIIRLHDGRPEDPAVVARIDRILDDARPAQIFTVPYDAHIAERGPISLASLDPEVARAFTAATAGVVQRLAHAVR
- a CDS encoding ZIP family metal transporter; the protein is MSPLLLAGLAGLLSGLSLVVGSLVAWFVKVPREVVALVMAFGAGVLISALSFDLVDEASASGGVIPTLGGFVAGAVVYVVLDQILEHGGFRRKHHGKSGGGGGTGVGIALGALLDGVPETAVQGLSLTGGGALSIGVLVAVVISNFPEGMSSTADLKQSGRSARYVFGLWTSIAVICALSSLGGYALLGGLPESGQSVVMAFAAGAILAMICDTMIPEAFRKAQALTGLVTVLGFVASYAVHQAG
- a CDS encoding aldo/keto reductase, with the translated sequence MDAMADTEIPTTTFPDGRSTVALAQGTWNMGDDRGARATELDALRAGIDAGLTAIDTAEMYGSGRSEELVGEAIAGRRDEVFLISKVLPSNASRRGTGEAARRSLQRLGTDRLDLYLLHWRGSHPLADTVAAMQELVEEGLVRAWGVSNLDADDLDELAAIPGGDAAQTDQVLYNLAQRGPEVDVIPWAGRRRMPVMAYSPLDQGRLASDPTLAALAEPLGVSAGQLALAWVVRQAPHVFATAKAATPAHVADNRAALDLVIPDETIAELDRAFPAPTGAGPLAMY